TAACAGCGCTTATGCCGCTTCTTATCGCCGCTCCCTTCCCCATGTTGCTTTCATGATAAAGCTTAATAACATTATTATCATTTATTTCTTCCTCAATAATCCTTCTTGTTCCATCAGAAGAGGCATCATCCACCAGGATAAGCTCCTTTTCTATACCACCTATATCAACCTCCTGCACCTCTTTTATTATCTCTCTTATAGTTGCTTTTTCATTGTAGACAGGTATAATAATAGTTAGCTTCATCTGAATTATCCTCTCTGGAGCACGTCCCTAATTTCCTGCCTCTACCACTTCTTTACAAATTTTCTCTGCCTTATTGGCGTCTGTCGGTCACCCTATTCTTGTACCATTCTACGGTCCGTCTCAGCCCTTCTTCAAAATCCATCTTGGCTTTAAAACCAAATTCAGCTTCTGCCTTAGAGACATCCAGACACCTTCTGGGCTGTCCATCCGGCTTAGTGGCATCCCAGATGATTTTCCCTTTAAATCCGGTTAGCTTGACGATCAAAGCCACTAAATCCTTGATGGATATCTCCATGCCAGCCCCGAGGTTGACTGGTTCACTCTTATTATAGCGCTCGGTGGCCAGGAGGATTCCCTTGGCACAGTCCTCCACATAGAAGAACTCTCTGGTTGCCCTGCCTGTCCCCCAAACCACGATTTCTTTTTCACCCTGATTAATGGCATCAAGGCATTTCTTGATCAAGGCCGGGATAACATGGGAGGAGGCGGGGTTAAAGTTGTCTCCTGGACCATAGAGATTAACCGGGAGCAAAAAAATAGAATTAAATCCATATTGCTCCCTATATGCCTGGGATTGAACCAGCATCATCTTTTTAGCCAGACCATACGGGGCATTGGTCTCCTCAGGATAACCATTCCAGAGATTTTCTTCCTTGAAGGGAACAGGTGTGAATTTAGGATAAGCACAGATAGTTCCTAAGGCAACAAACTTATTTACCTTATTTTGCTTGGCATACTCCATAAGCATAGCGCCCATCATCAAATTATCATAGAAATACTTACCAGGGTTTTCCCGATTGGCGCCAATACCACCCACGACCGCGGCCAAATGGATTACTATATCCGCTTTAAAGCTATCATAGAGTTTTATTACATCTGCCTCTTTGGTTAGATCGAAATCTCTGTGCCTGGGGATGAAAATCTCTTTAGCCCCGCGATTATTTAATTTATCTACCACATAAGATCCTAAGAAACCCGCCCCACCTGTAACCATAACCCTCTTATCTTTCCAGAAAGACATTTCCATCTTTAACCTCTTCTACTCTTCCAGCCAGCTTACTGATCTCAAATATCTTTCTATCTCATCAACGAATTCTTTATCGCTATCCTTACAGAACTTACTTATTGTCTCATCGGCTTCAAACATTGTTTTATAATCGCACATCTCTCTGTATTCAAAAACCTTGTTTAGATTTCTTCCATATTGCCTGTCAAATTCTCTCCTTTGGTTAATAAATCGAAATCCGAACTCTGAAATGATAAAGGAGCGCTTTTCGCTTTCTATTTCTTCGGCTGTGAAAAGAGCCTTTAGACTATGAAACATCGCCGTAATAGCTTTTAGGGATAGATTCTCGATACAGACCGGCCTGATGAAGCAATTCGCTGGCCTTTAACGAGTTCCTCGCCAACCTTATTTCAGCCTTAATGTACTTTTTTTTCGCCTCCATAACTCTATTCCTTCTCTTTGGATACTTCTGATAAAAGGTGTTCCCGCTTCATTTTCAGCTAACCATTCTTTCTTATCGTAGATAATAGGAGATAATAAGATATTGTAGTTCAAGATATAGTTAAAGGAAAGATCAGAAATCTCATCCAGGTATCTATTTTTCCATTTATCTACACAGATCAATAAATCGATATCACTTCCTTTTCTTTCTTCTCCCCTCGCCTTTGAACCAAAGAGATAGATAAATTCTATTTTACCGCGGTATTTTTTTATAATAAAATTAACAAAGCTTAAGATTGCCTCTTTCTCTTTTGTATCCAGATTTCCCTCTAAATATTTTGGTCCCACACTTTTTATTGTTTTTGGCTTTGTTTTCAACTATTACCACCTTTATCTCTCGTTAATTTTTGGTAACCGTTCAGTCACGGATGCACACAGATGAAACACGGATTTCCGTGAACCGTGTCCGGGAGTCGTGTCCGTGATTAGGTTGTAGGGACAACCCTTGTGGTTGTCCGCCTATAGAACGGACAGGGACAAGCTCTGTCCCTACAACTCCGCCTTCTGTCCTCTATTATTTATCCGTGCTAATCCGTGTCAATCAGTGGCTGAACGGTTACGAGTCAGCATACATTATTGGTGCAACCGATTGGTAACTAAACAGTTAAGTCTAAATCAAAGTAGTAGCGGAAGACTACCGACATTTCCTTCCTATATTTTATATCAAACCCGACACTTAAGTGGAATTAGAGTTTGGATGTCCGGATTTCTGTGATACCTGGCCAAAAAAATTTCTCAAAACATACCATCCTGATGCTGCAAAGACAGCCAGAATCGGTTCCATTGGAACTCGATACCTCGAGTGACCTAAATAAATATATATCGCCATGAAAAATAATAGTATCCCCACGAATAACAACCCATACTCCCGCTGTTCTCTTCTGAAAAGAAATACAAGACCAAAAAGACCAAGTAATCGAAGAATAATAGCAATTATCAAAGTCGCCATCACCAATATCGTGTACATATATGCTCTATTTCCAAGTTGGTGTCTTAAGAAAAGGGTCCATGTGTTCTTACATCCGCGCCATTTTTCAGATATTAAGAAGGCATGCAAACTTTCTCCCGCCCATCCTAAATAATTTTTAAAATTGCTGGCGCCTCCAGCAAGATATAAAAGTATCCAGGAATGCAGCAATGCCTTTACGTGAGAAGAAGCAGGTTGGGCCAGTATTTCATCGTCAAAAATATCCAAAAGAATTCGATTTTGCTCTATCTCTGTAAGATCAGCCCAATTTTTGATGTCGTGGGATTCAAGATACTTCTGCACAATTTTTTCTCTATGCTGACATACTTTCAGTAGAGACCATCCATTCCCTATTTGGACTAATTCCATATACTGATCATTTAAATAGACTCCGCCACAACTGGCAAAAAGGAAGGTTTTAGTTTTAAGATAATTACGTAGAAACCAGGGAGAAATTGTAAGGCAGGCAATAAGTGTGGCCAAAAGACCAGCCCAGAATAACGATTTTTTACTTTTAAAGCCTCTCCCTCCATTCATCCATGTTGGCTTATAGATACCGAATATACCAAAGGCGATTGGAAATAATGGGATAGCATAAAGCCCCATCGGTCGAGTAAGCGCTGTCAATCCAGCCAATAGGCCGGTTAAAATGGGTAATTTCCAGTTCACCTTGTGGACAAAGAGAATTACGGTATAAAGGGTTGCTGTCAGAAAAAAAGTAAAAAGGGTTTCAGACTGGGTGAAGTGAGCTGTAATTAAACTGTTTGGATTAAAAATAACAAATGCCTGAGCAAGCGTTTTGAGGCGAGGTAAAAAAGGGGCAATCAATCCACGCGTCATTAGGCCTGTAGCATACAAAAGGATAAGCTGGATAACGACAACAGCCACTAATGCAATTTTCCAGGGGAACAAAAAAAGCGGAATTGCCAGAAATATTGAATAAAGAGGCGGTTTAAAGGTAAATGGAATATCAGGCGTATCTGCATCTACAATTGCACCATACTGGATTAATCCTATGGCCGGTTTTATATATTGGTCGGCATCGGCAGCTTCTCTGTAAGTAGCTTCAGGCTTAGCGGCAATGATGAGCCCAGCGTTTAAGATAATAAAAACAGCCAGGAAGACGAGTTGAGTTTTTCCTATACTTTTCATCTTTAAGAATCAAACCCCCTGTGAGGATGCCTTTGCTGCCAATTCCAAGCAGGAGCAATAATTGTATGACTTCCAATATATCCTCCTCCACCTGCAACTAATATCTGCATTGTTTTTATTCTATTTCTATTCCGGAAATAAAAAATGAGGCAAAAAACATCATGGCAAAATAAATAAAAACAGTGAAATTGAATATACCCAGCTTTGTATAGAAAGGTGTAAAGTAACCGTTAATATAATTGAGGTAAAGATTCCATCCAATAGATCCGCTCCCTATTATAGTCAGCCCTATTCCTACAATAGAGCCTAAAAGCAACCGATCTAAGGTCATCGTCTTTCTTAGTTTTTCAATAAACATATTAGGCACATCGATACTGGCCTGAATCAGTCGTAATTTCGCTATATAGGCAAAGACAACCAGGGCTTCACCCAGAATTATCAGGTTTTGCAAACAGGCAAAGGTGGTTATGCCAAAAATCGGCCCCAGCGTGATAGGATGCGACTCGGCAAGGATATCCTTTAGCAAGAATAATCCTGACAAAAGTATCCCTAAAATAATACTTATCATTCCCGGATAAAAGAATAGCTGAAGCGGAGACATAAGCATTATAAAGCGCAGGTGTCGCCAGCCGTCCCTGAAAGACCTTAGATGAGGCCTTCCTTCCCTTCTGTCTTTATGCAATGTTATGGGGACCTCAAGGATTTTCAGACCTTTCTTAAGGGCCTTCACCAGCATTTCCGAGGCAAATTCCATCCCTTTGCATTTCAAATTAAGATCCAGCATTGTCTGGGTGCGGTAAGCACGCATACCGGAATTTATATCGCTCAGTTTGCTTTTGTAGATAAGGTTGATTAGCATGGTAAGGGCAGGCGTTCCAAAGTACTTGTGAGAAAATGGCATGGCACCGGGCATAATCTTGCCTTTAAATCTGCTGCCAAGAATAATATCCCATTTCCCCTCCTGGAGTTTATCCCAGAAAAGATTGATTTCGTAGAAATCATAAGAACCGTCGGCGTCGGCTTTTAAACAATGGTCAAATTTGGCATGTCGTATGCCGGAGTAATAGGCGCTTCCGTAGCCTTTTTCCGTTTCCTTAATAACCCTAGCGCCTGCCTTTTCGGCAATCTCCGCTGATCTATCCACACTGCCATTATCAACAACCAGCACCTCTCCGGGTATCTTGTACTTGGCGAGGGCGCCCAGCCCCTGAGTCACACAGTATTCAATAGTCTTTTCCTCATTAAGACAAGGAATGATTATGGTTAAACCCTTTTCTCTCTTCTCCATTATCTTATCCACCTAACAAAGGATAATGCCTGAAAGAGGTTTCTAATATTTCTCATCTTTTTTAATTCAATAAGGATCTTACGGGGCCTGAAATAAAAAACCTTAAACGCCTTTTGCCTGTAATGGGTAACCTCTTTTGCCGATATACCCGGCATATCCACTATTGATTCTCCGCCAAAATCAAATCTCGACCATTCTTTGGTCTTAATCCATCCTTTTTGCTTTGCCATCTCGCCGAATTCTGTGCCCGGATAAGGAACAGCGCAGTAACTTTAAATATAGTCAAGGTCGCACTTCTTGATAAACTTGAGGGTATCCTCGGCAGTCTGTTTGGTTTCGCCAGGCAAGCCGAAGATGAAATGACCCATAACCGGTAAACCAACCTCTTTACACAAACGGATACCACGTTCAATGTCTTCGATCTTTTGCTGTTTCTTCGCCCCATCCAAAATCTTCTGAGAAGTAGTTTCAATCCCCATACCCATCAGAAAACATCCCATCTTTTTCATTAGACGCAGAGATTCAATATCAAGGGAGTCCGCCCTGGTGGTAACTGCCCACTTTATATCCAATCTTCTTTCTGCCAGTCCATTACAAAAATCATTAACCACCTTTCTATCCAGGGTAAAGGCCTCTTCCCACAAAAGGAAATTTTTGATATTATACTTATCAACACATTCAGTAATCTCGTCAAGGATATATTCCGTGGAATGCCTTCTTATTTTCCGCCCATAATAAACTTTTACAATACAAAAAGTGCAAGAATAAGGACAGCCACGGGAAGTATTTATCAGGGTAAAGGTCTCGCCATTATTAGGCAAGATATATTTTTCAGTATTTATCAGGCTTCTGTTCGGCTTAGGGAGTGAATCCAAATCTTCTATCAGGGCACGTTTGGCTGTTTTCTTGAGGGATCCATCCTTATCAAAAAACATCAATCCGTCAATTGATTCCTGGCCGGTCTTCTTTTCCAGACTGACCAACAGCTCTTTAAAGGTCTCCTCGGGTTCACCAATGATAGAATAATCTATGCTTCTATCTTTAGGAACAGCCTCTTCTTCGAGCATCGTAAAGTATACACCAAAACTTATTATTATGATGGCTTTGTTGTATTTCTTTATCCTTTTTGCCACTTCAAGGTCAGAGTCAATGGAAGGGAAGGCTGTGTTTAGGACCACAACATCTACCCCTTCCAGCAATGTATCCACCGCCTCAAATTCTAAGGGCTCCACATTGGCATCAAAAATTTCAGCCTTATGCCCCCCCTCTTCCGCAATACTGGCAAGTATCATCAAAGTCAAAGGGGGCCATATCGTAGCCCAGGAAGAAGTCAACTGCATGCAGCGTCCTTCTCGAATATACTTCTTATCTTTTATATGTGGAGGATTCAAAAAAAGTATTTTCATTTCTTAACATCCTTGGACGTTCATCCGCTCTTACTTTTTCTTCACCACTAAAATCAACTGGTAAGCCAAGAGACCACTGAATATATTCGTAAAAAAGTGAAGGATATGATTAATCACTTTAAGAAATAAGCCCGACTTCCGCCTTTTGAGAATCTCATTAATCGGCAGATTTGTATAGATCTGTTTCTCAATCACGAAGTGATTGTCCCTCACCCATCGCCTAAAAGAAGACCTAGTAAAAAACCGTAAGTGAGTTCTATCCAATGTCCCCCTATCAGCATATTCAAATCGGCCCAAAAGCAGACTAAGCCTTATATAAATGTTGGCAATATTGGGGACGGAAATAATGATTTTGGTGTCAGGATCTGCAATTTGATGAACATCTTGAAGTAATTTAGTGTGATTCTTTAGGTGTTCAAGGATGTCGAGGAGCAAGATATAATCGAATCCTCTTCCCTTCAATTTTGTTATTGGCAAGCCATCCTCTAAGTCCTGAATAATAAATTCCTTGAACCTATCTTGATTTTTCTCCGGTTCAATACAGTCAATACCAATAAATGAGTTATTTCTTGCATCAGTGATCTCTTCTATCGTCCCGGAGCCACACCCAATATCCAGTATCTGTTGACCGGCGCCCCTAATTATCTGACTAACCAATGTATGGCTTGAAAATTCATAAGGTTTGAGGGGATAACTTTCAACTTGAAACTTTGACAAACCTTGTCTCTCCTATATCCACCAACCATATCTCTTCACTTCGTGTCCGTGCCTGTTGTTCGTCTCCGTAGCAAAAGGAATAACCTCAGATCAAACCACGGACACAGATAACAAACCTATACTGTGTCCCTACTGCTACGCTACAGCATTTATGATGATGCGGCAAAAAGTCTTAAAGAACAGAAAAATCACCTAAAAGGCAGAAATGTGGTTTTCTATAATAGACTGATGGGACTATAGTTGCCTCAATGCTCCTCTGTGCTCTCTGTGTCCTCGGTGGCGAAATCTTGACTTTCTGCCTAACCATCATTTATAGCAAATAGAAAGGGACAAGTCAAGCAAAAAAGGTGAGACGAGAGAAATGTTAGGTCACCCCTCTAATTACCGTGATTCACGTTCAAAGGGGAGGGCAGTGAGCATAATTAGGATAGGCTCAAAGGGCAGGCGATATTTGGCATATCCTACCGGGCCTGATATAAGGAGAAAATAGACGATTATCAAACAACTTATCCCAAAGATCCCACGATCTTGATTAAAAAGTTTCCACCCACCGTATATCTGCACCATCCTGAAAAGCAGCATCGTCAATAGACCGGTAATAAGCATCGTGCTGTAGACCTTGTTTTTGTTTCGAAAGATGAAATTAAAGGCCTGTTCAGGCGGGCTTGCTCCCGGGCTCTCATAAAAATGTGTCCAGTCCATTTTTAATATATAGGCCAACTCTACGGTCACCGGGACAAATATGTTTTTCATCCCCCCAAAAA
This is a stretch of genomic DNA from bacterium. It encodes these proteins:
- a CDS encoding class I SAM-dependent methyltransferase; translation: MSKFQVESYPLKPYEFSSHTLVSQIIRGAGQQILDIGCGSGTIEEITDARNNSFIGIDCIEPEKNQDRFKEFIIQDLEDGLPITKLKGRGFDYILLLDILEHLKNHTKLLQDVHQIADPDTKIIISVPNIANIYIRLSLLLGRFEYADRGTLDRTHLRFFTRSSFRRWVRDNHFVIEKQIYTNLPINEILKRRKSGLFLKVINHILHFFTNIFSGLLAYQLILVVKKK
- a CDS encoding nucleotidyltransferase domain-containing protein — encoded protein: MKTKPKTIKSVGPKYLEGNLDTKEKEAILSFVNFIIKKYRGKIEFIYLFGSKARGEERKGSDIDLLICVDKWKNRYLDEISDLSFNYILNYNILLSPIIYDKKEWLAENEAGTPFIRSIQREGIELWRRKKSTLRLK
- a CDS encoding GDP-L-fucose synthase; the encoded protein is MSFWKDKRVMVTGGAGFLGSYVVDKLNNRGAKEIFIPRHRDFDLTKEADVIKLYDSFKADIVIHLAAVVGGIGANRENPGKYFYDNLMMGAMLMEYAKQNKVNKFVALGTICAYPKFTPVPFKEENLWNGYPEETNAPYGLAKKMMLVQSQAYREQYGFNSIFLLPVNLYGPGDNFNPASSHVIPALIKKCLDAINQGEKEIVVWGTGRATREFFYVEDCAKGILLATERYNKSEPVNLGAGMEISIKDLVALIVKLTGFKGKIIWDATKPDGQPRRCLDVSKAEAEFGFKAKMDFEEGLRRTVEWYKNRVTDRRQ
- a CDS encoding radical SAM protein — translated: MKILFLNPPHIKDKKYIREGRCMQLTSSWATIWPPLTLMILASIAEEGGHKAEIFDANVEPLEFEAVDTLLEGVDVVVLNTAFPSIDSDLEVAKRIKKYNKAIIIISFGVYFTMLEEEAVPKDRSIDYSIIGEPEETFKELLVSLEKKTGQESIDGLMFFDKDGSLKKTAKRALIEDLDSLPKPNRSLINTEKYILPNNGETFTLINTSRGCPYSCTFCIVKVYYGRKIRRHSTEYILDEITECVDKYNIKNFLLWEEAFTLDRKVVNDFCNGLAERRLDIKWAVTTRADSLDIESLRLMKKMGCFLMGMGIETTSQKILDGAKKQQKIEDIERGIRLCKEVGLPVMGHFIFGLPGETKQTAEDTLKFIKKCDLDYI
- a CDS encoding glycosyltransferase family 2 protein, giving the protein MEKREKGLTIIIPCLNEEKTIEYCVTQGLGALAKYKIPGEVLVVDNGSVDRSAEIAEKAGARVIKETEKGYGSAYYSGIRHAKFDHCLKADADGSYDFYEINLFWDKLQEGKWDIILGSRFKGKIMPGAMPFSHKYFGTPALTMLINLIYKSKLSDINSGMRAYRTQTMLDLNLKCKGMEFASEMLVKALKKGLKILEVPITLHKDRREGRPHLRSFRDGWRHLRFIMLMSPLQLFFYPGMISIILGILLSGLFLLKDILAESHPITLGPIFGITTFACLQNLIILGEALVVFAYIAKLRLIQASIDVPNMFIEKLRKTMTLDRLLLGSIVGIGLTIIGSGSIGWNLYLNYINGYFTPFYTKLGIFNFTVFIYFAMMFFASFFISGIEIE
- a CDS encoding HEPN domain-containing protein produces the protein MFHSLKALFTAEEIESEKRSFIISEFGFRFINQRREFDRQYGRNLNKVFEYREMCDYKTMFEADETISKFCKDSDKEFVDEIERYLRSVSWLEE